From Pseudomonas sp. G2-4:
TGGAGTACCTCAAGGTGCTCGGCGGACCGCTGGAGTCGCAATTGTAATGATGACCCTCTCAGGCAAAAGGATTTTCCCATGCTGATCACGCTCTGGCTGCGCCTCGGCGCCTTTTTGGGTAAGACGCTCCTATGGCTGCTGGGTATCGGCCTGCTCGGCTGGGCGCTGGCCACGGCCTGGTTCGCCTGGCAACACAGCGGGGCGGTGTCGGACAAAGAACAGATACCGCCCGGCGAATCCGCCATGACCCAGGACATTATCCAGACCGCGATTCGCATCGTTGATCAGCACCGTGAAGGCACCCGCTACCTGCGGGACGCCCATGCCAAGGCGCACGGTTGTGTCATGGCCGAGGTCCAGGTGCCGAATGACCTGCCGCCCCTCTTGCGCCAAGGGGTATTCGCCGAGCCGGGGAAGGTCTGGCAGGCGACGATGCGCCTGTCCAACGGCAACGCCTATCCGCAGTTTGACAGCCTGCGCGATGCCCGCGGGATGGCGATCAAGCTGCTGAACGTGCCGGGCAAACAACTGTTGGGGGAGCGACAGTCACAAGGCGAACAGGATTTCGTGATGTTCAATCACCCGAACTTCTTCGTCAGCGATGTCGCCGAATATCGTCAGAATGTGGCCGCCCAGGCCGATGGAAAAAAGGCGCTGGCGTTCTTTCCGAGCGTGGACCCGCGCAGTTGGCAGATCCGCCATTTGTTCATCGCCCTGGCGACCCTCTCCCCGCCACCGGCCAGTCCGACCCAGACCACGTACTTTTCCGTATCGCCCTACAAGTTCGGTGAGGCCAACGCCAAGTTTCGCGTAGCCCCTGATCCGGACAGCTGCC
This genomic window contains:
- a CDS encoding catalase family protein encodes the protein MLITLWLRLGAFLGKTLLWLLGIGLLGWALATAWFAWQHSGAVSDKEQIPPGESAMTQDIIQTAIRIVDQHREGTRYLRDAHAKAHGCVMAEVQVPNDLPPLLRQGVFAEPGKVWQATMRLSNGNAYPQFDSLRDARGMAIKLLNVPGKQLLGERQSQGEQDFVMFNHPNFFVSDVAEYRQNVAAQADGKKALAFFPSVDPRSWQIRHLFIALATLSPPPASPTQTTYFSVSPYKFGEANAKFRVAPDPDSCPAYTLPAQNQDLPNFLRSALNQQLSTDRVPACFVLQIQRQDPSKYMPIEDTSIEWRESDAPFETVAKIKVPAQDFDTPKLNLACDNQSFNPWFGIEAHRPIGGINRLRKAVYEAVSDYRHSRNAEQ